From Actinosynnema mirum DSM 43827, a single genomic window includes:
- a CDS encoding flagellar motor protein — MDPASIAGTVLVFVAIFVSTFLEGGNPLSMFLLPPILLVVFGTIGAVMASGVMRDSMSLPALIKRAFLAPKMDGSVVVESIVSLADRARREGLLALEEEAKKVEDPFLRRGLVLAIDGMDSKEIREILEGEIETKQRYDKVGVKMFTDMGALAPTIGIIGTVLGLIHVLENLSDPAKLGHLIAGAFVATLWGVMTANAIWLPIGNRLKRISDLECEQMEVVVEGVLAIQAGSNPRLVGQKLRAMVATGPPEAEKKAA, encoded by the coding sequence ATGGATCCCGCAAGCATCGCAGGCACCGTCCTCGTCTTCGTCGCGATCTTCGTCTCGACGTTCCTCGAAGGCGGCAACCCGCTCTCGATGTTCCTGCTCCCGCCCATCCTGCTGGTCGTGTTCGGCACGATCGGCGCGGTGATGGCCAGTGGTGTCATGCGCGACAGCATGAGCCTGCCCGCGCTGATCAAGCGCGCGTTCCTGGCGCCGAAGATGGACGGCTCCGTGGTGGTCGAGTCGATCGTCTCGCTGGCCGACCGGGCCCGCCGCGAGGGCCTGCTGGCCCTGGAGGAGGAGGCCAAGAAGGTGGAGGACCCGTTCCTGCGCCGCGGCCTCGTCCTGGCGATCGACGGCATGGACTCCAAGGAGATCCGGGAGATCCTCGAAGGCGAGATCGAGACCAAGCAGCGCTACGACAAGGTCGGCGTGAAGATGTTCACCGACATGGGCGCCCTCGCGCCCACGATCGGCATCATCGGCACCGTGCTCGGCCTGATCCACGTGCTGGAGAACCTGAGCGACCCGGCCAAGCTCGGCCACCTGATCGCGGGCGCCTTCGTGGCGACCCTGTGGGGCGTCATGACCGCCAACGCGATCTGGCTGCCCATCGGCAACCGCCTCAAGCGCATCAGCGACCTGGAGTGCGAGCAGATGGAGGTGGTCGTGGAGGGCGTGCTGGCCATCCAGGCGGGCTCCAACCCGCGGCTGGTCGGGCAGAAGCTGCGCGCCATGGTCGCCACCGGTCCGCCCGAGGCAGAGAAGAAGGCCGCCTGA
- a CDS encoding FliH/SctL family protein, with protein MTSTSTESPTQVSVLRQGDAVASGVTAFELNVVTAAKSPAEALTALRSEARAEGYAIGWAQGMREARAATAEARAHAEEQLRRLLAHQEAEVRRAIGAVSLAAESLRSRDVVQATEMTGALVSAAVDLAEALVGREIGGEQGGRDALTRALALAPSHVPVRVRLHPHDHALLADENGTEFTEHGRTVVLVADPELTPGAAIAETDETTVDARLETALRRVREELGL; from the coding sequence ATGACGAGTACGTCGACTGAGAGCCCGACCCAGGTGTCGGTGCTGCGGCAGGGGGACGCGGTGGCGTCCGGGGTGACGGCGTTCGAGCTGAACGTGGTCACGGCGGCCAAGAGCCCGGCGGAGGCGCTGACGGCGCTGCGGTCGGAGGCCAGGGCCGAGGGGTACGCCATCGGCTGGGCCCAGGGGATGCGGGAGGCCCGCGCGGCCACCGCGGAGGCCAGGGCGCACGCCGAGGAGCAGCTGCGGCGGCTCCTGGCGCACCAGGAGGCCGAGGTGCGGCGGGCGATCGGCGCGGTGAGCCTGGCGGCCGAGTCGCTGCGCTCGCGGGACGTGGTGCAGGCCACCGAGATGACCGGCGCGCTGGTGTCGGCGGCGGTGGACCTGGCCGAGGCGCTCGTCGGCCGCGAGATCGGCGGCGAGCAGGGCGGTCGGGACGCGCTGACCAGGGCGTTGGCGCTGGCGCCGTCACACGTTCCGGTGAGGGTTCGGCTGCACCCTCACGACCACGCCCTCCTGGCCGACGAGAACGGCACCGAGTTCACCGAGCACGGACGCACGGTGGTTCTGGTCGCCGATCCGGAGTTGACACCCGGAGCGGCGATCGCAGAAACCGACGAGACGACGGTGGACGCCCGTCTGGAGACGGCGCTCCGCCGGGTGCGCGAGGAGCTGGGACTGTGA
- a CDS encoding flagellar motor switch protein FliM yields MANPGDPEVFDFTRPVKLPRELLRVLQLCYETFSHRMATLLTSTLRVVCHAELISIEQLSYAEHMAELANPTLLAPVVLEPLPGTALLEMTLSTAMTSMDHLLGGKGGPQPARPLSDIETPLLRDLLDQALEQLRVGMESVADVRPELEGLEYNPQLVQTSTPTDAVVVGYFELNVGEEQGQVSLCIPLQTILPSLRSYRDKVAVSASERATREAARNAITAGLQNVPVAVSVKFQSVRLEPSDLVDLQPGDVIPLTHRLDEPLDIVAAGRTFANAVATKRGTRLACLVVAGADSEENKR; encoded by the coding sequence GTGGCGAACCCCGGGGACCCCGAGGTTTTCGACTTCACGCGGCCCGTCAAGCTGCCGCGCGAGCTCCTGCGCGTGCTCCAGCTCTGCTACGAGACGTTCTCCCACCGCATGGCCACCCTGCTGACCTCCACCCTGCGGGTGGTGTGCCACGCCGAGCTGATCTCCATCGAGCAGCTCTCCTACGCCGAGCACATGGCCGAGCTCGCCAACCCCACGCTGCTCGCCCCCGTCGTGCTGGAGCCGCTGCCCGGCACGGCGCTGCTGGAGATGACGCTGTCCACGGCGATGACCTCCATGGACCACCTGCTCGGCGGCAAGGGGGGCCCCCAGCCCGCCCGCCCGCTGAGCGACATCGAGACGCCGCTGCTGCGCGACCTGCTGGACCAGGCGCTGGAGCAGCTGCGCGTGGGCATGGAGAGCGTGGCCGACGTGCGCCCCGAGCTGGAGGGGCTGGAGTACAACCCGCAGCTCGTGCAGACCAGCACCCCCACCGACGCCGTGGTCGTCGGCTACTTCGAGCTCAACGTCGGCGAGGAGCAGGGCCAGGTCAGCCTGTGCATCCCGCTCCAGACCATCCTCCCCTCGCTGCGCAGCTACCGCGACAAGGTCGCCGTGAGCGCGAGCGAGCGGGCCACCAGGGAAGCGGCGCGCAACGCCATCACGGCGGGCCTGCAGAACGTGCCGGTGGCCGTGTCCGTCAAGTTCCAGTCGGTGCGGCTGGAGCCCTCCGACCTGGTCGACCTGCAGCCGGGTGACGTGATCCCGCTGACCCACCGCCTGGACGAGCCGCTGGACATCGTCGCCGCCGGGCGCACCTTCGCGAACGCCGTCGCCACCAAGCGCGGCACCCGCCTGGCCTGCCTCGTGGTGGCAGGCGCCGACTCCGAGGAGAACAAGCGATGA
- a CDS encoding TolA family protein: MSVGSRLAAVLRARRAQEDMARGDVAKANAEVARASAGVTRREEQLDGWSGPEGGDPTAYLASVAAGRAMAQALGAAEQVRREAEDAATGRQDVLREAATRRRTVEKLTERAADQARKDELAAAQRVVDDLWGGRTTGGGQE; the protein is encoded by the coding sequence ATGAGCGTGGGATCGAGGTTGGCGGCCGTGCTGCGCGCCAGGCGCGCGCAGGAGGACATGGCGCGCGGCGACGTGGCCAAGGCGAACGCGGAGGTCGCGCGGGCGAGCGCGGGCGTGACGCGGCGCGAGGAGCAGCTGGACGGCTGGAGCGGCCCCGAGGGCGGTGACCCGACCGCGTACCTCGCGTCGGTCGCCGCGGGCCGGGCCATGGCGCAGGCGCTGGGCGCCGCCGAGCAGGTGCGGCGCGAGGCCGAGGACGCCGCGACGGGCAGGCAGGACGTGCTGCGCGAGGCGGCGACGCGGCGGCGGACGGTGGAGAAGTTGACGGAGCGCGCGGCCGACCAGGCCCGCAAGGACGAGCTGGCGGCGGCCCAGCGGGTCGTGGACGACCTGTGGGGCGGGCGCACCACCGGGGGTGGCCAGGAGTGA
- a CDS encoding FliI/YscN family ATPase produces the protein MTGLLDERFAPALAAAKPQVIGRVTGVVGLSVTVAGISARIGDLVRIGSGGQEVLAEVVALGAGKITCLPLGALGGIGLGAEVVSTNRPLQIAVGEQLRGRVLDGLGRPMDGGPPLVGLESVTVDMTPPSALQRQLIDKPLQLGVRALDTMVPCGQGQRIGIFAGSGVGKSSLLSMITRGTEAEITVVALIGERGREVREFIENDLGPEGLARSVVVVATSDQPPMVRLRAGFVATRIAEWYRDRGANALLMMDSLTRIAMAQREVGLSAGEPPATRGFPPSVFALMPTLLERAGPAERGSITGLYTVLVEGDDHNEPIADTARSILDGHVVLDRRLATSGHFPSIDVLESVSRVTGAVTTPEQRADAAQLRRLLAARRDVRELVEIGAYVGGTNLDADRAMALEPRINGLLTQDIHARTSAESSWEELRELLHGGMRG, from the coding sequence GTGACCGGACTGCTGGACGAGCGTTTCGCACCTGCCCTGGCCGCGGCGAAGCCGCAGGTCATCGGCCGGGTGACCGGTGTGGTGGGGTTGTCGGTGACGGTGGCGGGCATCAGCGCCCGCATCGGCGACCTGGTGCGGATCGGGTCCGGCGGTCAGGAAGTGCTGGCCGAGGTGGTGGCGCTGGGCGCGGGCAAGATCACCTGCCTGCCGCTGGGCGCGCTGGGCGGCATCGGCCTCGGCGCCGAGGTCGTGAGCACGAACCGGCCGCTGCAGATCGCCGTGGGCGAGCAGCTGCGCGGCCGGGTGCTGGACGGGCTGGGGCGGCCGATGGACGGCGGGCCGCCGCTGGTCGGGCTGGAGTCGGTGACGGTGGACATGACCCCGCCGTCGGCGCTGCAGCGCCAGCTGATCGACAAGCCGCTGCAGCTGGGCGTGCGCGCGCTGGACACGATGGTGCCGTGCGGGCAGGGCCAGCGCATCGGGATCTTCGCGGGCTCGGGCGTGGGCAAGTCGAGCCTGCTGTCGATGATCACGCGCGGCACCGAGGCGGAGATCACCGTGGTCGCCCTGATCGGCGAGCGCGGTCGCGAGGTGCGCGAGTTCATCGAGAACGACCTGGGCCCCGAGGGCCTGGCCCGCTCGGTCGTGGTCGTGGCGACCTCCGACCAGCCGCCGATGGTGCGGCTGCGCGCGGGGTTCGTGGCCACCCGCATCGCCGAGTGGTACCGGGACCGGGGCGCGAACGCGCTGCTGATGATGGACAGCCTCACCCGCATCGCGATGGCGCAGCGCGAGGTGGGCCTGTCCGCGGGCGAGCCGCCCGCGACGCGGGGCTTCCCGCCGTCGGTGTTCGCGCTGATGCCGACCCTGCTGGAGCGGGCCGGACCGGCCGAGCGCGGCAGCATCACCGGCCTGTACACGGTGCTGGTGGAGGGCGACGACCACAACGAGCCGATCGCCGACACCGCCCGGTCCATCCTGGACGGCCACGTGGTGCTGGACCGCAGGCTCGCCACCTCGGGGCACTTCCCCAGCATCGACGTGCTGGAGTCGGTGTCGCGGGTGACCGGCGCGGTGACCACGCCCGAGCAGCGCGCCGACGCGGCGCAGCTGCGCAGGCTGCTGGCGGCCCGCCGGGACGTGCGGGAGCTGGTGGAGATCGGCGCCTACGTCGGCGGCACGAACCTGGACGCGGACCGCGCCATGGCGCTGGAGCCGCGCATCAACGGCCTGCTCACCCAGGACATCCACGCGCGCACCAGCGCGGAGTCGTCCTGGGAGGAGCTGCGGGAACTGCTGCACGGGGGTATGCGGGGATGA
- a CDS encoding transglycosylase SLT domain-containing protein — MSAGIAGIGVRMQEINRMIVGLVPKAAEPAATSGTEFASALTSALSGTTATSGASTSGGVSGGQVVENAKQYLGVPYVWGGTDPAKGLDCSGLVQLVYKNLGITLPRVAEDQAQQGAAVPSLDQAKPGDLVTFGNPAYHIGIYTGDGKMIHAPEPGAQVREQKIWETPTSIRRIVPEASASAVSASGSAARPAALSGGAATYESAFAAATAKYGLPQGLLSAVASVESNYNPTAVSSAGAQGLMQIMPATAAGLGVNALDPMQAIDGAARLLSGNLKSFNGSLPLAIAAYNAGSGAVQKYGGIPPFAETQNYVPKVQAAMARLNGGA; from the coding sequence GTGAGCGCGGGCATCGCGGGCATCGGCGTGCGGATGCAGGAGATCAACCGGATGATCGTCGGGTTGGTCCCCAAGGCGGCCGAGCCCGCCGCCACCTCGGGGACGGAGTTCGCGTCGGCGCTGACCAGCGCCCTGTCCGGGACCACGGCGACCTCCGGGGCGTCGACGTCGGGCGGGGTGTCCGGCGGCCAGGTCGTGGAGAACGCGAAGCAGTACCTGGGCGTGCCGTACGTGTGGGGCGGCACCGACCCGGCGAAGGGCCTGGACTGCTCCGGGCTGGTGCAGCTGGTCTACAAGAACCTGGGCATCACCCTGCCCCGCGTGGCCGAGGACCAGGCGCAGCAGGGCGCCGCCGTGCCGAGCCTCGACCAGGCCAAGCCCGGTGACCTGGTGACGTTCGGCAACCCGGCCTACCACATCGGCATCTACACCGGCGACGGCAAGATGATCCACGCCCCCGAGCCGGGCGCGCAGGTGCGCGAGCAGAAGATCTGGGAGACCCCGACCTCGATCCGCCGGATCGTGCCGGAGGCGAGCGCCTCGGCGGTGTCGGCGAGCGGGTCGGCGGCCCGGCCCGCGGCGCTGTCCGGCGGGGCGGCGACCTACGAGAGCGCGTTCGCGGCGGCGACGGCCAAGTACGGCCTGCCGCAGGGCCTGCTGTCGGCGGTGGCGTCGGTGGAGTCCAACTACAACCCGACCGCCGTGAGCAGCGCGGGCGCGCAGGGCCTGATGCAGATCATGCCCGCGACCGCCGCCGGGCTCGGCGTGAACGCGCTCGACCCGATGCAGGCCATCGACGGCGCGGCCCGGCTGCTGTCGGGCAACCTCAAGTCCTTCAACGGCTCGCTGCCGCTGGCCATCGCCGCGTACAACGCGGGCTCGGGCGCGGTGCAGAAGTACGGCGGCATCCCGCCGTTCGCCGAGACCCAGAACTACGTCCCCAAGGTCCAGGCCGCGATGGCCAGGCTGAACGGCGGTGCCTAA
- a CDS encoding flagellar hook-basal body complex protein encodes MLRSLFSGISGLRAHQQMMDVTGNNISNVNTTGFKSSQTVFEDTLSQTLRAAQAAGANTAATNPAQVGLGVRTAGINTNFNQGTTQSTGRNTDMLIQGDGFFVVNSSGQQLYTRAGALSFDAAGQLTTPAGGILQGWMANGAGVVDKNQPVAGLTVDKGTYTSFSVSGDGTIVGVLANGTPRTVGQIAMANFANPGGLDKAGGSFYRATVNSGPVQIGGAGDNGTGAVVSGALEMSNVDLSQEFTNLIIAQRGFQANSKVITSSDEILQDLMNLKR; translated from the coding sequence ATGCTCCGTTCGCTGTTCAGCGGCATCAGCGGTCTCCGCGCCCACCAGCAGATGATGGACGTGACCGGCAACAACATCTCGAACGTCAACACGACCGGCTTCAAGTCGTCGCAGACGGTGTTCGAGGACACGCTCAGCCAGACCCTGCGCGCCGCCCAGGCCGCGGGCGCCAACACCGCCGCGACGAACCCGGCCCAGGTGGGTCTGGGCGTGCGGACCGCGGGCATCAACACGAACTTCAACCAGGGCACCACGCAGAGCACCGGCCGCAACACGGACATGCTCATCCAGGGCGACGGGTTCTTCGTCGTCAACTCCTCCGGCCAGCAGCTCTACACGCGCGCGGGCGCCCTGTCGTTCGACGCGGCGGGCCAGCTCACCACCCCGGCGGGCGGCATCCTGCAGGGCTGGATGGCCAACGGCGCGGGCGTGGTCGACAAGAACCAGCCGGTGGCGGGCCTGACCGTGGACAAGGGCACCTACACCAGCTTCAGCGTCTCCGGCGACGGCACGATCGTGGGCGTGCTGGCCAACGGCACGCCGCGCACGGTCGGCCAGATCGCCATGGCGAACTTCGCCAACCCCGGCGGCCTGGACAAGGCGGGCGGCTCGTTCTACCGGGCCACCGTCAACTCCGGCCCGGTCCAGATCGGCGGCGCGGGCGACAACGGCACCGGCGCGGTCGTGTCCGGCGCGCTGGAGATGTCCAACGTGGACCTCTCGCAGGAGTTCACCAACCTGATCATCGCCCAGCGCGGTTTCCAGGCGAACTCGAAGGTGATCACCTCGTCGGACGAGATCCTGCAGGACCTGATGAACCTCAAGCGCTAA
- a CDS encoding flagellar basal body-associated FliL family protein, translating to MAKDDKKAEKDKPEEGEGKGGGKKKLLIIVAVAVLALGGAGSWFFLFRDSTPAPPEPGTVVALDSITMNLADGHYLKLKLSLQQTKDAAEDVDGSKALDLVVSEFSNRSIAELSSNEARESLKAALQEKVVSAYEDLVMGIYFTEFVTQ from the coding sequence ATGGCCAAGGACGACAAGAAGGCTGAGAAGGACAAGCCCGAGGAGGGCGAGGGCAAGGGCGGTGGCAAGAAGAAGCTGCTGATCATCGTCGCCGTCGCGGTGCTCGCCCTCGGCGGCGCCGGGAGCTGGTTCTTCCTGTTCCGCGACAGCACCCCGGCCCCGCCGGAGCCGGGCACGGTGGTCGCGCTGGACTCGATCACGATGAACCTGGCGGACGGGCACTACCTGAAGCTGAAGCTCTCGCTCCAGCAGACCAAGGACGCCGCCGAGGACGTGGACGGCAGCAAGGCCCTTGACCTGGTGGTGAGCGAGTTCAGCAACCGGTCGATCGCGGAGCTGTCCAGCAACGAGGCCCGCGAGAGCCTGAAGGCCGCGCTGCAGGAGAAGGTCGTGTCCGCGTACGAGGACCTGGTGATGGGCATCTACTTCACGGAGTTCGTGACCCAGTGA
- a CDS encoding flagellar FlbD family protein, whose protein sequence is MIVLNRLNGQPFALNPDLIERAESNPDTVVTLLSGAKYVVAQTIEEISDLVRRHRAGVLSLAQDPAPAEHPPAPRRRMRVAPDPVEPTEPSVLRLPTDREL, encoded by the coding sequence GTGATCGTGCTCAACAGACTCAACGGTCAGCCCTTCGCGCTGAACCCGGACCTGATCGAACGCGCGGAGTCCAACCCGGACACCGTGGTCACGCTCCTCAGCGGCGCCAAGTACGTGGTGGCGCAGACCATCGAGGAGATCTCGGACCTGGTGCGCAGGCACCGCGCCGGGGTGCTGAGCCTGGCGCAGGACCCCGCTCCCGCCGAGCACCCCCCGGCTCCCCGACGCAGGATGCGCGTCGCCCCCGACCCGGTCGAGCCGACCGAGCCGTCGGTGCTGCGACTGCCCACGGACAGGGAGCTGTAG
- a CDS encoding flagellar hook-length control protein FliK: MNVTVQGAASTSSSASAADARPRGRTGSGFDGVLAQAVSASTGRAARDEGDETAKAGSDRASDTRAEARAGARQSAGAKAAAGARAAERAEDADADAAKAGARAEAAALAALLGALGVQPQALQTSSASDGNGENTGRAAPLPYALASGGAPDEAGVRLAAGLSATQVLGRVTAQAQIAAQLAAQAGIGLSAQADLAAQALSAQVSAQVAGQAELTAQVAGQAGAGATQVVSAVAAQAAQVSARATAQLSSDAGAQVSAELSAQVAVGPAGQAGSGAESPAAPSPDAPTVPGQQAASTPSSPSAGLVEAVALLKAQGEVDAAVDAESAARLAARAGAATGRVPAGQDPGAAALPPAAPGQVSGVPAQAGAQVAAQVAAQLAAADTPTGITPPGVAQVDDKSEAQVSGEPKLFGGPRVHGKPVAEHVAEAAAEADLAVTAQVDAGVQAAPATAAAAAVTSPVATQAAAAWAAVQGAAQSTLQGVARTGDAVEERASAEVKLDGVAAAGHASLAAQAPTAPTTQVSAPAPAQAPAAPQPVPQLPPSSQLAAALAPLRGRNGVHELTVHLHPLDLGPIAVTAQVNGDQIQLTLSGATETGRDALRAALPDLRREMERAGFGTTSFTGGQDGGGQQRGSWQSPAERGFGLRPAMTASAFGSTTQTTATGATTRATGSLDLRA, from the coding sequence GTGAACGTGACCGTGCAGGGCGCGGCGTCCACCTCCTCGTCGGCGTCCGCGGCGGACGCCCGGCCGAGGGGCAGGACGGGGAGCGGTTTCGACGGCGTGCTCGCGCAGGCCGTCAGCGCGTCGACCGGGCGCGCGGCGCGGGACGAGGGCGACGAGACCGCCAAAGCGGGCTCGGACCGGGCCTCGGACACCAGGGCGGAGGCCAGGGCGGGCGCCAGGCAGTCGGCGGGGGCCAAGGCCGCCGCCGGTGCGCGGGCGGCCGAGCGGGCCGAGGACGCGGACGCGGACGCGGCTAAGGCCGGGGCGCGCGCCGAGGCCGCGGCGCTGGCCGCGCTGCTCGGCGCGCTGGGCGTGCAGCCGCAGGCCCTCCAGACTTCATCCGCGAGCGATGGAAATGGCGAGAACACGGGGCGGGCCGCTCCGCTCCCCTATGCGCTCGCCTCCGGCGGCGCACCCGACGAGGCCGGTGTCAGGCTGGCTGCCGGGCTGTCCGCGACGCAGGTGCTCGGCCGGGTGACCGCGCAGGCCCAGATCGCCGCGCAGCTCGCGGCGCAGGCCGGGATCGGGTTGTCGGCGCAGGCCGACCTCGCCGCGCAGGCGCTGTCGGCGCAGGTGTCCGCGCAGGTCGCGGGCCAGGCCGAGCTGACCGCCCAGGTCGCCGGTCAGGCGGGCGCGGGCGCCACCCAGGTGGTGTCGGCGGTCGCGGCCCAGGCCGCTCAGGTTTCCGCGCGGGCGACGGCGCAGCTGTCGTCCGACGCGGGCGCGCAGGTCTCCGCCGAGCTGTCCGCGCAGGTCGCGGTCGGCCCGGCGGGGCAGGCCGGGTCCGGTGCGGAGTCCCCCGCCGCACCGTCCCCGGACGCGCCGACCGTCCCCGGCCAGCAGGCCGCGTCCACCCCGTCCTCCCCCTCGGCGGGGCTGGTCGAGGCGGTGGCGCTGCTCAAGGCGCAGGGCGAGGTCGACGCTGCGGTGGACGCCGAGTCCGCGGCGCGGCTCGCCGCGCGGGCGGGCGCCGCCACCGGCCGGGTCCCGGCCGGTCAGGACCCCGGCGCGGCGGCCCTCCCGCCCGCCGCGCCGGGGCAGGTCTCCGGCGTCCCCGCCCAGGCGGGCGCGCAGGTCGCCGCCCAGGTGGCCGCGCAGCTCGCGGCGGCGGACACCCCGACCGGCATCACCCCTCCGGGGGTCGCCCAGGTAGACGACAAGTCCGAGGCGCAGGTGAGCGGTGAGCCGAAGTTGTTCGGCGGACCGCGGGTCCACGGCAAGCCGGTGGCCGAGCACGTCGCCGAGGCCGCCGCCGAGGCCGACCTCGCGGTGACCGCCCAGGTCGACGCGGGCGTCCAGGCGGCGCCCGCCACCGCGGCGGCGGCGGCGGTCACCTCCCCGGTGGCCACCCAGGCCGCGGCGGCCTGGGCGGCCGTGCAGGGCGCCGCGCAGTCCACCCTCCAGGGTGTCGCCCGCACGGGCGACGCGGTGGAGGAGCGGGCGTCCGCCGAGGTGAAGCTGGACGGCGTCGCCGCCGCCGGTCACGCCTCGTTGGCCGCGCAGGCCCCGACCGCGCCCACCACCCAGGTGTCCGCACCGGCGCCCGCGCAGGCCCCGGCCGCGCCGCAGCCGGTCCCGCAGCTGCCGCCCAGCTCCCAGCTGGCGGCGGCGCTCGCCCCGCTGCGCGGGCGCAACGGCGTGCACGAGCTGACCGTGCACCTGCACCCGCTGGACCTGGGTCCGATCGCGGTGACCGCGCAGGTCAACGGCGACCAGATCCAGCTGACCCTCAGCGGCGCCACCGAGACCGGGCGGGACGCGCTGCGCGCGGCGCTGCCCGACCTGCGCCGGGAGATGGAGCGCGCCGGCTTCGGCACGACCTCCTTCACCGGCGGCCAGGACGGCGGCGGCCAGCAGCGCGGGTCGTGGCAGTCCCCGGCCGAGCGCGGCTTCGGCCTGCGCCCGGCGATGACCGCCTCGGCGTTCGGCAGCACCACCCAGACCACCGCGACCGGGGCGACCACGCGCGCCACCGGGTCGCTGGACCTGCGCGCCTGA
- a CDS encoding OmpA/MotB family protein has translation MSGGGGRKNKHEEQHVHDERWMVTYADMITLLMVLFIVMFAMSSVDSQKFQELKKSLAGAFSGSDHITVFGAGGAGSANGGINPDPVDLKSEASGSGSTQDLSSKAAQEAVQQADRQKAAKNLKAAEAEVQHLKELGEQMAKQLQDQGLGGTAQFRVDDRGLVVTVVTTSVVFAGDRAELLPDGQRIVDALAPVLKSVGNRVEVDGHTNQLPVATVNYPSSWELSTARASSVVRYLIERDGLASDRLTAVGYADTRPLYDPADPRSVTGNRRVEVVVLSDQPTEVRTLLPAAAAG, from the coding sequence ATGTCCGGCGGCGGCGGGCGCAAGAACAAGCACGAGGAGCAGCACGTCCACGACGAGCGGTGGATGGTCACCTACGCGGACATGATCACGCTGCTCATGGTGCTCTTCATCGTCATGTTCGCCATGTCCTCGGTGGACTCGCAGAAGTTCCAGGAGCTGAAGAAGAGCCTGGCGGGCGCGTTCAGCGGCTCGGACCACATCACGGTGTTCGGCGCGGGCGGCGCGGGCAGCGCCAACGGCGGCATCAACCCCGACCCGGTGGACCTCAAGAGCGAGGCGAGCGGGTCGGGCAGCACGCAGGACCTGAGCTCGAAGGCCGCGCAGGAAGCGGTCCAGCAGGCCGACCGCCAGAAGGCCGCCAAGAACCTCAAGGCCGCCGAGGCCGAGGTCCAGCACCTCAAGGAGCTGGGCGAGCAGATGGCGAAGCAGCTGCAGGACCAGGGCCTGGGCGGGACCGCCCAGTTCCGGGTGGACGACCGGGGCCTGGTGGTCACGGTGGTCACCACGTCGGTGGTCTTCGCGGGCGACCGCGCCGAGCTGCTGCCCGACGGGCAGCGGATCGTCGACGCGCTGGCGCCGGTGCTGAAGTCCGTCGGCAACCGGGTCGAGGTGGACGGGCACACCAACCAGCTGCCCGTGGCCACGGTGAACTACCCGAGCAGCTGGGAGCTGTCCACGGCGCGCGCGTCCAGCGTGGTGCGCTACCTGATCGAGCGGGACGGCCTGGCCTCGGACCGGCTGACCGCGGTCGGCTACGCCGACACCAGGCCGCTGTACGACCCGGCGGACCCGCGGTCGGTGACCGGCAACCGCCGGGTGGAGGTCGTGGTGCTGTCCGACCAGCCCACCGAGGTCCGCACGCTGCTGCCCGCCGCAGCGGCCGGGTGA
- a CDS encoding flagellar hook capping FlgD N-terminal domain-containing protein, protein MTSPIGGAGSTQATTPNQSSGQSALGSLGGDAFLKLLVAQLKYQDPSNPTDSTAFMAQTAQLTSVDKLNSIAQQQTQLVASQLSAQAAGLVGREVTYTTASGERASGIVSSTTFGSAPTLRVGAVDVPLSSITGTSAQA, encoded by the coding sequence ATGACCAGCCCCATCGGCGGCGCCGGGTCGACGCAGGCCACCACCCCCAACCAGAGCAGCGGCCAGTCGGCGCTGGGCTCGCTGGGCGGGGACGCGTTCCTCAAGCTCCTCGTCGCCCAGCTGAAGTACCAGGACCCGAGCAACCCCACGGACTCCACCGCGTTCATGGCGCAGACCGCGCAGCTGACCTCGGTGGACAAGCTCAACTCGATCGCGCAGCAGCAGACGCAGCTGGTCGCCTCGCAGCTGAGCGCACAGGCGGCGGGGCTGGTGGGCCGAGAGGTCACCTACACCACCGCGAGCGGTGAGCGGGCGAGCGGCATCGTCTCCTCGACGACCTTCGGCTCCGCGCCCACGCTGCGCGTCGGCGCCGTCGACGTGCCGCTCTCCTCCATCACCGGAACGAGCGCGCAGGCCTAG